Within the Arachis duranensis cultivar V14167 chromosome 10, aradu.V14167.gnm2.J7QH, whole genome shotgun sequence genome, the region aatttacttagttattattaaaagtaataatgtaattatatattatattgatTTATGAAGGAACAAATTTAATTGGTAAGAAGAGTGTTAGataaataatgatttttttgaacaacatgaacaacCACCAATCAAATAAGAACACACTACACCTCTAAATTAtccatctaaattttaatattaaaataatcatctgtacacctaataaaataaacatttgatatatctattattcatattatttattattttcattgtttacctatactttttcaatTGATAAATATAATTTCTATATTATTTTAGCTACCATCtatgtttaatatttttggtAAATAATTTCTTAAACCAAGATGTGGTAACACTATATGGTGATGCATGCAGTTCAAGAGGGTTAAAATCGTCATTGCAGTTAGTTCAACATTGCTAGGTGTCTCCTTAGAATTTACAACTTGCTATAAACCTGTGGCAACTTGATGATGAAGACCCACATTTGGTGGAACCTTGAGAAACACACTTATCCAtggtttttctttcttcatttgcCTTTGTATACTTAAACCCTAATTAACTTTAGTTTCTTTCATGCATGATTGATTAGTAGTAGCAGTGATAACGAAACACCctactcttccttctcttttaatttgatcttaTTATTTTGTGGTAACCCTCAAGTCAAGTTTTTTCTTCTCAAAGTGAATCATAAAAATTCAACCCAAAATTGAACAAAGAGTTTTGTCTCTCCATGCAAGTAAGCTCTATCTCTTTAATTATTTACTTCTTAGGGTTTTTGTCTAAGCTTTTTCTTTGAAGAAGAAATCAAagttaatttctttaatttaaattttttcctaAGGGTATTGATGACTCTTTTTGAGAGGTGGAtatatttaattagaaaattgGAGAGTTAGATGTGTAATTGAACTTTGtctaattttttcttcaatgatAAATCTATGTTTTGCTTAGCTATAATTTTTCTCTAAGAAAGTTCATTATGATGTGCAAATTTGTATGCTATAGAAGGAAAAGGAATCAATCACCACCAATAAGGAGGGGACTAATAAGAAGGAGATAGAAATAATGGAAGGTTGCAATGGAAAGGAGGAAACCCTACCACCTGGGTTTCGATTTCATCCAACCGACGAAGAACTCATTACTTGCTATCTCATAAACAAGATCTCGGATTCAAACTTTTCAGGCAGGGCAATAACTGATGTTGATCTCAATAAATGTGAGCCATGGGAGCTTCCAGGTGCATATAGTTTGcaactattattattagttcaatttctttgatttttttatatgcatATTCATTTATATTTGAGAAATAAATATCCATCGAATTCaagatatttaattttcttaatttatttcttcaATTATTCTCTTAATAGATAGTGCTTATTTTTATATCCATGttatcattatttttagattACTCAACACTATCTAAGGTTTTTatgagaaattaattaattgatgcaCCAAATTTTAATCCCATTCTACTAACTAACGTATATTTTAGTCCATTAAGAAGAGATTTGGATAAGATTTAATTTAAGTGAATGATATACATTTGTTAAATACCTTCTATTACTTTTCTAATTAAACAAAAGGACCACAACAGATTCTCATTGAATCTAATATATTATGTTCCttggatgtttatttttttttcatagttatttaacaaaaatttccaTGAATTAGGGAAGGCGAAGATGGGAGAAAAAGAATGGTACTTCTTCAGCCTGAGGGACCGGAAGTACCCAACTGGGGTGCGAACGAACCGAGCCACGAACACCGGGTATTGGAAGACCACCGGAAAAGACAAAGAGATCCTTAATAGTGTTACATCGGAGCTAATTGGGATGAAGAAAACTTTGGTTTTCTACAAAGGAAGAGCCCCCAGGGGAGAGAAGAGTAATTGGGTCATGCATGAATATCGCATTCATTCTAAATCCACCTTTCGAACAACCAaggtatatataaatataatgaaaaaatattagttaCTTAATATTTCTGTAaatgatttttctttcaaacaTGTAGTAAAATGCAAATACAAATAACGTATCTTTTATGACAAAACCCTAcccatcttcttcttccactaAACTCCAAGAAGTGTCCgcatatcatatcatatattgCAAATTCAAAAAACCAAACAATTATTAGTCAAGAACCATAACTTAAGGGTTAATTAATCCTTAAGAAAAGATGGCGAGTGGTTTTATATTTACTTAAACATGCTATTTATGTTAAAgttttttggggcttaaaatttggaagaatcaaaggggaAGCTACCTTggtttatttctctttttctttttttttttactctttgTCTCTTTCAAATATGTAGCACTATTTGGCtaccttttatttcttttaaaatttgtccATGTCagtttcatttttctttaacCCCAATCGAACATAGAATCATTATTAGGTGCTATGATAAAATGTTTTATTCTCTTCAGCAATTTATATCacataaacaaataattttattataaacatTCATTAATGGCTTATCATTCAATTAATACATCAATACACGAGTTTTAATTTACACTAAGAATATCTACTAATTTTTCTCAAACATATTCCTAATATTAAGAGTTTACTCTATTTCGGTATACAAACAAGAATTTAATCAACAAGAACCAAATTGTAAATTATTTGCTTTAAATTTAATGCTACAGAGTTaataatctaaaattattttatttaacttaacatctataattttatgcatctataattttatacatataatatttgtAATTACACATTTATTACATCtaatattttctaattattctaacgataattaatgaatacaaaataaattacttttgactaatttaaaataagtttttattatctcttaaatatttaaattttaatcaccTTTATGCCATGTTAATGGATCAATTTCCTCAAAGACTTTACTTAGACTATTTATTGAAGGAAGAAAAATGTTTTCTAACAATCATCATAAGCGTCTTTAATAGTCAATATTAACAATTCTGGATGAACATTAACAACCTTTGATTATTATAGGTGACCAATTTAATGGAGATATAGATTAACTGTCATTAATATTCAACATAACAAACCCTAACACCCTTTTGTGATATATACAGCAGGATGAATGGGTGGTTTGCCGTGTGTTCCAGAAGAGTGCCGGGGCAAAGAAGTACCCTTCTTCCAACCATGCAAGTAGGGCAATGAACCCTTTCAACCTTGAAATAGGTCACCACAATATTGTGCCGCCGCCGCC harbors:
- the LOC107470821 gene encoding protein CUP-SHAPED COTYLEDON 3 isoform X2; amino-acid sequence: MQKEKESITTNKEGTNKKEIEIMEGCNGKEETLPPGFRFHPTDEELITCYLINKISDSNFSGRAITDVDLNKCEPWELPGKAKMGEKEWYFFSLRDRKYPTGVRTNRATNTGYWKTTGKDKEILNSVTSELIGMKKTLVFYKGRAPRGEKSNWVMHEYRIHSKSTFRTTKDEWVVCRVFQKSAGAKKYPSSNHASRAMNPFNLEIGHHNIVPPPPMMQLGDPAAAHFLYGRNYMNTAELAEVARVLRVGTGSTSTNLPGMQPQINYPVAASPGIGFTISGLNLNLGGGGGETVVATTQPVLRPMQPTPPSQTLGMVPHHQVHHDVSSNMISTNSLGAENVGYVNEISNTNGGHGNRFMGMDHCMDLDNYWPSY
- the LOC107470821 gene encoding protein CUP-SHAPED COTYLEDON 3 isoform X1, whose protein sequence is MQKEKESITTNKEGTNKKEIEIMEGCNGKEETLPPGFRFHPTDEELITCYLINKISDSNFSGRAITDVDLNKCEPWELPGKAKMGEKEWYFFSLRDRKYPTGVRTNRATNTGYWKTTGKDKEILNSVTSELIGMKKTLVFYKGRAPRGEKSNWVMHEYRIHSKSTFRTTKQDEWVVCRVFQKSAGAKKYPSSNHASRAMNPFNLEIGHHNIVPPPPMMQLGDPAAAHFLYGRNYMNTAELAEVARVLRVGTGSTSTNLPGMQPQINYPVAASPGIGFTISGLNLNLGGGGGETVVATTQPVLRPMQPTPPSQTLGMVPHHQVHHDVSSNMISTNSLGAENVGYVNEISNTNGGHGNRFMGMDHCMDLDNYWPSY